Part of the Triplophysa rosa linkage group LG3, Trosa_1v2, whole genome shotgun sequence genome, GCAGAGTGAGTTAATCAAGATATTATACAATTCTGTGAACATTGAGCTTTCTGATGACTGTATAGTGACTTTGGTGTATATGTGTACATTGGTCAGAAACATCAGATGGTCAGCAGCTGGCTCAACTGCACATTCTGAACAGAGCTCAGTCCAGACAGATCGAAGAGCTTGAGCAGAAACTAGAGGACTGCAGGAGGAACATGAGATATCTGGAGCATCAGTTTGCCATTGTCAAAGGTCAGAGGAACCATAGTAATATTGCTTAAACACACCTTTGATATTGATTTACTTGTTTGTGTTTCGCACAGTTTATCCAAATTGTCTCATTTAGTGGTTTCTGTTAGAAGCTGTATTATTTACTCGCTGTTCTTGTAGATGAGAGGGACGGTCTGGCGATGTCACTGAAGGAGTCCGGTGCTCTTGTTGAGGAGGGGAAAGAAAAAGAGGCTCAGCTGCAGGCCCGAATCAGATCTCTAGAGAAACAAACCCAGGCTCTGGCGGAAAGAGAGCAGGCGGTAGGATTATGCAGCACACAAAATGAGGCAGTCAGAGCTTGTAACTGTTAATCGCTTTATGTATTTGTACtccatgtttttgtgtgtttgtgtgcgtgtgcgtgtagtGCGTGAAgcagcagcgtgcagctgaggTAGCGATGGACGGCATGCAGCAGCAGATGATGGAGCTGTGTCGATCTGAAACGCTGACGCGAGCACGTGAGCAGCATGACAGAGACATGACAGCCCTCAGGGAACAGCATGAAGCCAAACTGCTGGCACTTCAGCAGAAATTAGATGACCAATCACAGAGCCTGGAGGAGCAGGTCAGTGTCTCAGTGTTTTCTGGGATGGCAAGACACATTTATGATtgataatatttaatatgtaatATTCTCCTATCACAGTTTAATATGGCCTATATAAGCCATTTATAGCTTAATCGTTTTCTAGCCTACTGATTTTATGACTAAACTAACACCAATGCTATCTGTTTGTCTGACCAAATACAAATGGACAAACATTTTGGAAAGATCTGAGTGAACACATTGAAAACATGATGACGTGAAATCAAAATTTGACCCTATGTATGGGTCATTCTCACAATCATTATGCACGTACaggccgattgccaacaaaacacagacatatgacttaatttcacttaccgcgtgcagttcatgtccggcatgtCTTAGCATGTCTTGGGACCGcggcatctatcagtttcaaacgatctgcaaatccagcgttatatccaccgtttatataacattagtGATGTGCGGGTCGGGGTTTTTTCCAAACCGCGGGCCCCActtttatgaaattatttggCCCGCCCCAGCCCGCACCGCACCACTGTATCTATTTTTACAACCCGCCCCGCACCCACGACCATTAAATAGACATACTAGgtattgtaatgtaaatgaaaacagacttTATTTCAGCCTAAAAGTGCTTGGAAACAGCCATTAGATTACATCGCCCTGTAAACTGGCAACAACATACGCTTATGAACCATAGAAACTGGCACTTCATGTAGCCGATACTGCTGTTGTCTCCTGCTGCAACTATTTCTGAGAAGCGGTCCCAAACATTAGATTTAGCAGCTTgaccttcttttcttttaatgatgTAAATTCCCGATCTTAATTTCTCCCGCACCTCATCTTCCATCTTCACTTTTAGTTCtccgtttgttttgttgttgtggctGGCAGTGAGAGCTGCTTGGCGCTTTCGTGACGTGATCTGGTTTGGGGACATCAAGCAAGTTACGTTGCTATGTAGGCCAATGTATTGTAACCTTATCAAAGAAGAAcctaataaaacatgaaaatgtatattccCAAAGCTTTAATATAGGCTATAGGGAATTGCAcgcaacataaatgttttttttattttgtttttaatgacccGCCCCGCAAATAAAGTGACAATTTCTTTATCCACCCCAAACCGACCCGCGGTTTATGAGACGACCCGCTCATCACTATATAGCATCTATCACTGAAATGCTGTGGAGAAACAGACAcgcctcaacttctctcactattgcaagagtaacgagctgcagctgcaggcccacaccGCAGCCGATCTTGGCgcagtgcagccaatcttgataagcgggtcttcctatcgctcgtcggcGGCCTGTTTCTTTCACCTTGCTGTATTTCTTTCacattgcccaataaaaggaataggatccctgttacgaaacggggatccagacttataaaaaactttacgaaacaatttggagtgctgggggagtatggagcgattttagtctcattaattattcacacataaaacacgatgtacacttgcgtagccagtttcacgtgcataaaacctaattcacgtgcacaaatttatatatatacattcacaaaaaacaattcacgtgtgtaaaataaaattatatcctcataaaatatgtttcacCAACGTTTAATACAATTCACAGATGtacaactgtgcacaaatactttgaaagtttaaaatgtacaagtttatcattgaatttgaatgtgcaaatcgtcactcacgtgtgaatcgccctggatcgaaatatttgtgcacagtcgtatgtttgcgaaacgtactttttgagaaaatagttttgttttacgcacgtgaatagctttttttaaatgtatatttatactttgtgcacgtaaattaggttctATTCATGTGACACTGTTTACGCAtctgtgtatcttgttttacgcgtgaataattaatgagactaaaatcgctccataggggagtgtatcaagcacagaaatactacgtcatatgtccagctcgttttttaacaagccagcacgtttaacagtgacAGCATGATATCCCGCctttaagtttgattttatttgaagAAACACATCTGCCAGTACCTTTCAAATGGTTaacaaattactttatatttttctagttaaaagcTTAATATTTTCTTGTCATGCTGTATACACAACTTTTTGTACTATCACCACCGATACAGGTagtttttcaaaaaagttacatgtataattttctattaaaatataattcattaatgtcttattatgtgtgattaataaaaacttgcttaggcatAATGGCTTTGctttttttaagcaaaacatgCTATGGTATTTACGGTCTTAAATGGTTCTgctaatgagattttttaaagaaatgttttgtaaaaaaaaggttCATAATTGTGTTAAACTATAAATTAATGCGTTTAAACACGTCACaccttgtttttagtaaataaaAAGGACATGTGAAAATCTTGTACCAAgatttcgtgagaatcacccatataatataataaatatatttgtgttgaGTCTTAAAAGTAAGGTCTCTCATCATTTGTAATGTGTTCGACATAATTGTAACCATGAATTATTCCTTGGTCCTGATCCGGAGCCTGACCTGCACATAAAAATGACTAATACAGAGAGTTCCAGTTAACCCGCTTTGGGTGATAATATCATACCGCCGCAGGGATCTGACCGTGTGTGTTTGACAGGCTGAAGCTGGCCAGCGTCTGCTGGATCAGGTCAGACAGCTGGAGCGTCAGAGAGAAGAAGATCAGATGGACAGAGCTTCAGTCATCAACACCCTCACACAGCGACTGGAGGAGAGCCAGCAGCAGTGTGCCAAACTGCTTCACACCGGTGCGTCTCATGCTATCTGCTACTGTTTATTTGTTCGTGTCTCATGGGTAATGTCACCAGCCAGTACATTGCTTCTCTTGTCATTAAAACTGCTTAAAGAAACAGATCACCTGTAAATATTCATCAAAGCGTCTTGTTTTCTGTAGGCTCTGTGCAGGAGATGAGCCAGTTACAGATGAAACTACAGCAGGCCCTGTCTGCCCGTTCTATCAGTGAAGATATCAACAAAGCTATGCAGGTTGGGAAACCCTCCGTTCATCTTAAAGCAGCCCATAATATTCAGACTGTTAAAGTTTGGTTCTTTTAACAGGAAGACTTAACTGAGCTGAAGGAGCAGATCAATCTGTACGAGTCTGCCGTTAAACACGGAGCTCTTTCCATTGAGTCTAATGGAGACTGGGAGAACCAGCTGTCTGAGTCCTGCATCGATCTAGGGATCAAAAAGTCCAAGTGGCGAAATGGACGAATCCACAGGTAACATGTTGTAAAAGTAATAGCGCACCTCTTGAGATGGTGTAATATTCATAGTCACTATAAAAACTTTTATATGTCAAACCTTTCACGATCTGATTCGTTTTTCAGTACCCCGCACATAGCAGATGTGGGAGACTCTGGCCCGCTGAAGGACGATGTGGTGCGAGAGCTGAAGAGCGAGTTACAGCGCTGCCTGAGTCACCTAAAGAGCAAAAGACTGAAGATCTCAGAGCTGCAGGAGGAACTAAAGAGCTCCCAGACCAAAACAGAGCGCTTACAGACGCAGCTAGACCAAGCTGAGAAGACCGCAAGAGACTCGAAGGTTAAAACACAGAGCGATAGCTTGTTTGTATCGTTTGCTTAGTAGATCCTGGTTGTTAAAGATGCTGTTCCCTGCAGGTTAGGGAGAGCAGCTTGGAGAAACACTTGGAATCGTCTGGATTGGCCGCCGCCCCTCAGAAAGAGCTTGTCAAACTGCAGGAGGAACGGCAAGTTCTGCAGGACAGAGTAGAGGTCAGAATCTTtggtatacagtataatacCCACTTTCTACAGTCCAAAAGAAAATGGTGTTACGTTTGCGGCTAAGTCTGTGTGTTTGAAGGCGTCCAGCGCTCCGATACGTGTTTGTTGAAGGTGTTTGTGAACGCAGGCTCTGGAGAAGAGGAACCAGGAGCTGAagcagagtgaggaaaaggtgAAAGCCGCTAATTTTGAGCTCTGTACCAAGATGAGAGAGATGATCCAAGAGCTGGACCAGGAGAAACAGGAAGCAGCGGAGAGGTGTGGAAGTGACACGAGAGCTAGAACATAGGGCTGTTTAACAATTAATCGCTATTAATGGCATCCAGAAATAAACGATTGtgtatactgtgcatattaattttgtatttataagcacacacacacgtacacggatgtatatatttaggaaatgttgcatgtatatattaaaaaaacgaatatatacatatatttatttatttatttatttaaataatttaaattatatttaaacatttatttttctttatattttatttttcttaaatataaacacgtgtgtatgtgtttataaatacaaaatgaatatgcacagcacacagacatgtaaacacaaacgtttatttcTGGATGCGACAAATCATTGACAAGTCTTACTAGAACATTAGCTTGGCTGCAATAATTAGCCAAACTGTCAGTTATACAGTGATCCTATGGACAACAGATATTATTCAGAAGTatttgactgtgtgtgtgtgtgtgtgtgtgtgtgtgtgtgtgtgtgtgtgtgtgtgtgtgtgtgtgtgtgtgtgtgtgtttaggtatgAAAGGACTCAGCAGCAGTACAGGGATGACGTGGTGAATCGTGTCCGGGCGGAGCTCGCAGAAGAGCACACGGCTCATGTGGAGCAGCTCATCAGCCAACATCAGCAACAAATCCAGCAGCTAGAgtacacttcacctttaaatcACAACAACTTAAGTTACTTCCATTATAGAAACGATTACTACAGATGTGATCGTGTCCACAGGTCAAAGCTGTCTGACCTCAGTCAGGAGATGTTGGCTGTGCAGGAGTGCTACATTTCGGTTTGTAAAGAGAAAGACAAATTGGAAGAAAATCTGCAGAGAGAGATTGACGAAGAGAGACGATTGGGAGAGGATGAGGTAAGAACTGTACTTGGTCGGTTTTAATTTCGTAAGCCTGAGCGACACCTAAACCGATTCTAAAATCACAAGCTTCCATCTGCTTTTAAATGTATCTTTTGATGCCTTTATAGTATAGGACACTATATAGAGATGTGTTTGTCTGGTTGTTGTAGCtaaaaagaagagaggagagcgACTGTGCTCTGGAGAGATTGAAGTCCGATCTAGAGTCCCAGCATCAGGAGGACGTGACTCGACTCAAAGCCCAGTGGAAGACAGAAACACAAGCTGAGGTTGAGCCGCTGGTTCAAAAGCAGCTGGAAAGCACCAGACAGAACTGGCAGCGCGAGCGTGAGACGGTAAATGATGACGGGTCACCTTTATACTCGATGCCAAAGTCTGTGTGAGCTCATAAAACATCACTGTTTACTTGTTCACTTTATTTGACAATTTCTGTCTGCCTCTGTGTTAGTTGGAGAAATGCTGGGCTCAGAAGCTACAGAGAGCCCAGGAGGAGATTGTGAAGCTCAAAAAGGCAGACGCTTGTGAGGGAGGGTGTCAGACCAGCTTTCTGGAGACCACCACGCCGATGATTTCACCAGACGAGCTGGAGATCAGACTCAGCGATCAGAGAGAGACACTGCAGCAGGAGGCTGCGACCGCTCAGGCCAGAGCGTTGGATGAGGCTGTGAAACGCGCTCGGAGAGAACTGCAGCAGAAACACACTGATGGCATCGCACTAAAGGTATGAGGCATCATGATGAACGGGcatctgtaaataaaaaaggttcGGCTGACAGCGTATAACAGATAAGATGTCTCGTCTTAGGTTGAAGGTGCGATATCACGGGCTCGCTCTAGATGGCTCCAAGACTTAACCTCTTTACCGGAATACAAAAGCAGCTtgcaaacagagagagaagaatGGGAGAGGCAACAAGAGAAACGGGTTCAAGAACAGGTATACGTTGTACATCTTGCAAAACCTGATTGAATAAGCAACGTTCAAAGCTTTGTAAAATGACCGTGTGCGCACACATTACAGGGTTAGcgcaccaaaaataaaaatgtatagtttattcaccctcatgttgtttaaaacctctATATggcacaaaaaagatattttgagaaatggaagtcgatgggggtcaatgttgtttggttatccacattcttcaaaatatcttcttgtgtgttcggcagaagaaagaaagttatacaggtttgaaatgacatgaaagtgaataaatgataaaagaatcttatttttgggtgaactgtcacctATTTGTGTATTCATGTGCCGGCTGTTGTGATCTCATGTGAACACAGTCACGTGTGCAAAGGTcactatttttattgttttatatgtaaCTTTACAAGAGACCGTCAGTGTGACCTGGTTATAGAATTGAAATTTTGTTATAAACATATTTAGCTAAAGTATAAAGGTGAAttcatgtttaataaaataaaataaaaacaaaattgaagTCATTGTATTTGGTAACAAGGATGAAACTAACAAGGTAAGCGCATACCTTGACTTAAGAGGTCTAAAGACGCATAGTAAggtaaaaaaatcttgttgtcaGGTTTAGAGTCTGACCTTTGTTTCAGCAGTCATGTCAAAGCAATAAGCAAATCAGCGTACTACCATCTCAGAAACATAACcagaatcagatgttttgtctcaaagcaagatttagagaaactagttgatgctttcatcaccagcagggtggattacTGTAATGGACTCCTTACAGGTCTTCCCAAAAACACcatcagacagctgcagctcatacagaacgCTGCTGCCAGGACTCTGACCAGAACCAAAACATCGGATCATATCACTCCAATCCTCATGTCCTTACTGGTTACCAGTTACTTTTAGAATCAACTTCAAAGTATTATTTACTGTCTATAAGTCACTCAGTGGTCTAGGATCTAAAAACATATCAGATatgcttattgaatataaaccaaacagacttctcagatcattaggatcaagtcagttCGAGATAACATGGGTTCACTCAAAACAAGGCGAGTTAGCATTTAGCCATCACGACACCCAAAGCTAGAATCTGCTTCCAGAAGACATCAGATGCTCACCAACAGTAGCTACTTataaatccagattaaaaacacacctgTTTAGCTGTGCACAACCTGAGCACTGtgctggtttacatcaactgcacttctgtttctaatttcttttgttcttattctttttatacagtatatacactcacattttttatcaattgtattgctgttttattgtttcttaaaatctaaagttgtatttgtgatcttaaatcatttgcattttaaagatacgtcttatttctctttgtcaatcattttatgtaaagcacgttgaattgcccttgtgtatgaaatgttgcCTTGcctttaacaacaacaaacaccAGAAGGACCCATTTTGCTTATATGAGCTTTGCCATAGAAATAAATCCATTTATACTTAATACCACAATACTTCCTAATGCCTTAAAGgttcaatgtgtaattttttagtggatctattgacagaaatgcaatatatacaTATccgtcttcagaggtgtataaagaccttacataatgaagcgttatgttttatcttcgaatgagctatttctatctacatacatgcATGGAATTggccgtgttgtttctacagtagccctaaacggaccaACTGCTCTTCaaagcgcatttcgtaaatacgttatctatTTCGGGAAATAGCGAAaaagtgacgacatcttagttctgtgtccgccgccgtagtgcttcaaaatggaggggtgagcggtggagtgagccgttggttgcacttcacaacctcaccactagatgccactaaaatctccacattgctccttcaaCTCGAAAACAATTTAGAAAATAAtggtctctttctctctcgtgaTATCTCAGGTGTCTGCAGCAGTGAAGAATGTGGAGGATGAGTGGCAGGAGAAACTCTGTACCAAATGCACCGAGCTGGATGAGTGTAACAGGAGAAACCGAGAGCTTCTGGAGGAGGTGCTCATCCTCGGCACTCTACAGGAGAGTTCAGGCCAGGAGCAGGCCGCTCTCATCAAAGCAGAGATGGCAGCGGCACGAGATGTTTGGATGAGGGACAAGCAAGAGGAGATGTCCCGTCTCAGAGCAGAGCTTCAGAAAgagcacaaacacaaactgCAAGTCGCACTGGTGCAAAACCTCACACTGAGAAACGTTGAGCTGCAGGAGGCCCTCAGGGAGAAGGAACAGGACTGGAGGAGCCGGCAGGAGATCAGGTTAATAATCATCATCCTGAATAGAAATATGTTTGTGAGAGTAAACGATTAATGTTTTGAGCTTATTTAATGATCGATTTTTTTGAAAACGGTTTTTAATTGGGCCATTGcaaacacaatgctctaccaattgaaCTAAAGAAACATATCATTTGTActtgtatataaatattaagtCGCCAATAAACGCATTTTGCCGTTAGCAGACGCTGTCTTCCAAAGCAAgcactaaaatgtacatatgTAGTTTGTTAGATAGGATGCTTTACAGATCTGTTATATTGCAGACTGCAGGAGGAGACACGGCGGGTGCAGGAGGAGGTGCTCTCTGATCTAAAGGTGGTGTTGCTGGAGGGCTTGGAGAGGAGGAACAGCGAACAGACGTCCAGCAGCGTGACAGGAACCATCAGATCCAGACTGTGGCAGATCTGCAGAGAAACACTCAGTCAAACAGTCCACCAGGCCAAACAGGAATGGAAGAAGGTACACAAATGTGTAATTACAATCCACACATGAGACAGTCGTCCCATTTATACTGTCTCTATATTGATCAGTCTTCACCCTGAGAAACCCAATGAATGTTTTTTCGGTTCTTGCCCACCATAGAGCAGTGATGATAAGCTCAGATGTGTGCTGAAGGAGACCCAGGAGCGGCATGAAGCTGAGATCGGTAAGATCCACAGCACTTAAATATCACCCCTCTCACACGTCTGGAATCTGTGAAATCTTCTCGCTCTTTCTCCTCTTCTCGCAGCAAGTTTAATGGCTCGGTGGAAACTGGGCCCGTGCACCAGCGCTGAATGTGCCGAGACTCTGGCCAAGCTCCAGAAAAGGAATCAAGATCTTCAGAGGCATCTCCAAAAGGCCTGCCGGCACCTTCAGAGGGCCACGCGAGAACACAAGAGCACTCTGCAGAAGATAAAAGGTGAGTGATATTGATCATTTAATGGGTCACATGAATCTAAGTATTCGAtattaaagagtaagtagcatatgatttttaatgtcctactttggtttatggagtgtccaacaacaagtttatgtacatacaaggtgtaaaaacactattatgtcgtcgtaataggcagttattcttcaGTTATTCCATACTTCttgtctgactctcaaatgattcgttccgtgCTAATCCACAAGAAACTCCACCACGACTGGAGCAGGATGTTTCTCAGTGGCAAGTGACAACACTTCCAGTGTGACAACATGAATGTTGTGCTTTTGCTcatcaatgaaataaaatattatttttacttaaaatactGTTAATACGTTAGCCGAGTTAAtagcaagataaacaaactgtaataccccagaaataacggtacatgctaatgatagcgttatatgcattagctaaacacagacataaggtacacaaatatttcttgaagttaagacaaaaataaatagtcacacttacaggttgtgattcggtggagctaacaggtccaaataaggttggtattgccccctctttcaaggatagtcgtttcacatatcctgcagtgaacgcgccaagattattgaagcaatcttcggtgaaatgacgcacgcacagtaaaaccctggggttatactcctttggtatcatttgaaaaatgaattgtaaccattgttccctcagaagttcttcctttggtagttgaaataagacggacttagtttcacaacgtagaacacaggttctagacatgatacacacgcatcacgaacgagcgacagtgttttgggggaggagactagtgaagttttcgcggcagtcccagcaaaacgtaggcggggactatgtgtagtgacgtagatacgcggcggttagagactcggactagctcatgtcttgtttgcatgattcagagtcgactcccatttttacaagccaataactttatttattcaccttcggacttacaacttggcagacagcttactttcaaacacggcaacataacacactgcatgaaatgtcattttcatgatctcatgctacttactctttaacttattcatatttaatttttgactatttgtattaaatcagCCGAGCACGAGGAAGCCCTGCAGAAACAACAGGAGAGTCACAACAGAGCTCTCGGTGAACTCCAACAAGCCTCAGATGCAGAAGCACAGTCGAGGTTTGTAAATGTTGGAGATGTTTCTCTGTACTGTAACATTTTCTCAGATATTTCTAATGTTCTTGGTAAATGTGATTCAACAGTGCAGTGAACCGGAGGAATCTTCAAGCGGGTCTTGAGGAGATGAAGGAGCAGTACACACAGGCTGTGGAGAAGATCAAAGGCGAGTGTAGGCAAAGAGAACGATTGCATGCGTTTATAGCGTGACAGTAGCTCGATTTGTACAGCATGGGAACCGTTTTAGAAAACACGAATTGATGAAACGAATGCCTGAATCTACTTGCGTTGGATAAAGATGTTTGtgatttgcttgttttaaaatgtaaagtagAAACAActtgaattccatgtaaggggacccacggtgtatgtactgtagacagaaatagctcattctaaggtaaaacataacgctttattatgtaaggtctttacacacctctgaacacattgttatgtatattatattgcatttctgtcaatagatcctcatttgtccaaaaatacacattggacctttaactttATTACTTCTAACTAAACTACTGTACGTGTATATGTGTCTTGAgaacattcattttattgaatGTTTTGATGATGGTGCTGTAGGTGATATGCTGCGATACCTTCAGGAGACTAAGGAGCGATCGGCCGATCTGATCAGGGCCGAGGTCATGAGGGAGAGACAGGACACCGCCAGGAAGATGCGCAGGTATTACCTCACCTGTGTGCAGGAGCTGCTTGAAGATGAAGGCCACACCACAGGGTATGAAAGCGATTCTGCTCTTATTAGTCTGTTTTTGTAAGTGCATTTACACgttgcacacacacaatatttaaCGCTATGTCTTCTGCAGTGCAGAGAAGAAAATTATCAGCGCTGCTAGTAAGCTGGCCTCTATGGCCAAAGTTCTGGAGACCCCTGTACCCAAACGCAAGCTTTTAAAAACCCAGAACTCTCAAGGTAATGTCTTAAGTTGATGCTTTTTATCCTAATATTATgtgttttgatgttgattttgttacacttaggatggatatatttatttattcttttatgcATGCTTAGGTGAATCAGCCAAATCAGACGGTAACACAACTGCTTCTCCTGCTGAAGTTCTGGGTGCTGCCTCACATGGAGCTGAAGTTCATGTTCGAAGAAAGGACCAAAAGATATACAACCTAACTGAGACCATCTATACAGCCAAACAGAAAAGCGTCAAAGCAAAATATAAGGACTTCGAACCCGACTTCCTCAAGTCTGGGATGTTGTATGATTCTAAAGACCCCGGGATGACACCTCAGATACCTCACGCTTCCCAAAAACGCACACAGAGTGGATTAGGCATCTGTTCCAATGTTACTGATGATAGTATTTTCCAAAACAATGACAGGACGACTAATGTTACTTTAAGAAAGCATAGCAGGGAGAAGTTTATGGAGGGTTTCCTGATCGAAGAGCCACCTGTCCGGGATGACGGTCAGAGCGATTGGAGTTTAACCAGTAACGGATGTAACATTGTAAACAACGTTCACCTGACATCATCGTACCCAGAGCCAGGCAAGCCATTCTTAATAAATGGTCCTTTATTGGGTGGTTTGAATTTGGGAAGCTCCATTGGTGAACACTCTGATATCACACTTTACAAAGAGATTGTTCCACCCTTTTACTCAAAAGTTGGCGATGGCAGagcaaataaacacagagagccAATCCCTGGATCAGAAGGAGATGATGTCCTTAAATCATGTCCAATGAGTTTGTTTTCAGAGTTGAAAGTGCGTCAACATGACAGCGGGTTCGACAGTCCATTGGCACGGCATCAGAAATAAAATTGTGACTTTTTTGGTGTCCCAGTGCCTTCGTAAACATTAAGAGTTGTGTATGTAAGAGTTGCATTTGTTGCACCCAGGTAACCTTAAGCAATGCTTTTTTACTCGTTTGAGCCAAAAGTGTCTTTTgtacttgtttttttaagcaGTTGCACTGTCGGTGCTTGAATTTATGtttgtaatttaataaaaaaatgacttaagtttgcATTAAGTAATCTGCTTTCACATCTTGCTACTAGTTAAATAGAAACACACAGTTTAGTCAAGTTCCAGCATGCACTATGAAACACAAGGTGTAAAACAACCTGTCAACCATTTACTAAATCGAAAGTTTT contains:
- the cep152 gene encoding centrosomal protein of 152 kDa isoform X1 is translated as MSIDFDSAALQPQQEEEEYDQEDYAREQELQKLLTDLPDDMLEDSRDCSSPELDRSTCSHQGDDNRTRHAWNVPQWEDRRPSHEGRYEEDGQGSYNEGSYRSHTSQTNSHPYHLQAGSEHLHPGWDQQTSGNYQYQNGDYAGTDESRGTDFSAADGDDQDAYPHDALRNGAGYHEEEAQSNGLNYGAHASAKKQLQCVAGNRPADHYKASYHPHQPSNQPKMFNPQAANHNGHFDQLQRDFLDSTQKTSDGQQLAQLHILNRAQSRQIEELEQKLEDCRRNMRYLEHQFAIVKDERDGLAMSLKESGALVEEGKEKEAQLQARIRSLEKQTQALAEREQACVKQQRAAEVAMDGMQQQMMELCRSETLTRAREQHDRDMTALREQHEAKLLALQQKLDDQSQSLEEQAEAGQRLLDQVRQLERQREEDQMDRASVINTLTQRLEESQQQCAKLLHTGSVQEMSQLQMKLQQALSARSISEDINKAMQEDLTELKEQINLYESAVKHGALSIESNGDWENQLSESCIDLGIKKSKWRNGRIHSTPHIADVGDSGPLKDDVVRELKSELQRCLSHLKSKRLKISELQEELKSSQTKTERLQTQLDQAEKTARDSKVRESSLEKHLESSGLAAAPQKELVKLQEERQVLQDRVEALEKRNQELKQSEEKVKAANFELCTKMREMIQELDQEKQEAAERYERTQQQYRDDVVNRVRAELAEEHTAHVEQLISQHQQQIQQLESKLSDLSQEMLAVQECYISVCKEKDKLEENLQREIDEERRLGEDELKRREESDCALERLKSDLESQHQEDVTRLKAQWKTETQAEVEPLVQKQLESTRQNWQRERETLEKCWAQKLQRAQEEIVKLKKADACEGGCQTSFLETTTPMISPDELEIRLSDQRETLQQEAATAQARALDEAVKRARRELQQKHTDGIALKVEGAISRARSRWLQDLTSLPEYKSSLQTEREEWERQQEKRVQEQVSAAVKNVEDEWQEKLCTKCTELDECNRRNRELLEEVLILGTLQESSGQEQAALIKAEMAAARDVWMRDKQEEMSRLRAELQKEHKHKLQVALVQNLTLRNVELQEALREKEQDWRSRQEIRLQEETRRVQEEVLSDLKVVLLEGLERRNSEQTSSSVTGTIRSRLWQICRETLSQTVHQAKQEWKKSSDDKLRCVLKETQERHEAEIASLMARWKLGPCTSAECAETLAKLQKRNQDLQRHLQKACRHLQRATREHKSTLQKIKAEHEEALQKQQESHNRALGELQQASDAEAQSSAVNRRNLQAGLEEMKEQYTQAVEKIKGDMLRYLQETKERSADLIRAEVMRERQDTARKMRRYYLTCVQELLEDEGHTTGAEKKIISAASKLASMAKVLETPVPKRKLLKTQNSQGESAKSDGNTTASPAEVLGAASHGAEVHVRRKDQKIYNLTETIYTAKQKSVKAKYKDFEPDFLKSGMLYDSKDPGMTPQIPHASQKRTQSGLGICSNVTDDSIFQNNDRTTNVTLRKHSREKFMEGFLIEEPPVRDDGQSDWSLTSNGCNIVNNVHLTSSYPEPGKPFLINGPLLGGLNLGSSIGEHSDITLYKEIVPPFYSKVGDGRANKHREPIPGSEGDDVLKSCPMSLFSELKVRQHDSGFDSPLARHQK